One part of the Ranitomeya imitator isolate aRanImi1 chromosome 10, aRanImi1.pri, whole genome shotgun sequence genome encodes these proteins:
- the LOC138651207 gene encoding zonadhesin-like, translating to MPVGPSTCLLPGRLQISHEGHELILAALNGLVIKYNHKGLVHIYIPSGYQNYICGQCAEKDSHETSVKFTSNVSRNYSDNQCLIGVTKEPWANAKDDFTSYCSLLLEKNGPFGKCHRILNPDRFYDSCQFHVCQELQMGGDGNTAACHDLGEYVMLCQLHRVVIKPWRNESFCPFKCPSPATYELCTKTCIQCQDGKCTNHCLEGCNCGDGYYWNGVNCVGSVCPKDTSPAEPENLNCNNDLSLESCHICRLDDQQISTFGNISSPLEGNGVYDILRKCDSSAPQWLRVTLRLEPPNPVKLFIFYERNFITINSAVEVWVNGQLQDLPVSLEPELSISKSANVVVLSLPGSMALSFSPEGKLEIEVTESLSTELCGACAFGNLFPSHSPIFSLESWRAEDLSW from the exons ATGCCAGTTGGTCCTTCCACGTGTCTCCTTCCTGGCAGACTCCAGATAAGTCATGAAGGCCATGAGTTAATCTTGGCTGCACTCAATGGCCTTGTTATAAAGTACAACCACAAGGGACTTGTCCATATTTACATCCCATCTGGGTACCAAAATTATATATGTGGTCAATGTGCTGAGAAGGATTCCCATGAGACCAGTGTCAAGTTCACAAGTAATGTATCAAGAAACTATTCCGATAACCAATGCCTTATTGGAGTAACCAAGGAGCCATGGGCCAATGCTAAAGATGACTTCACCAGCTACTGTAGTTTGCTCCTGGAGAAGAATGGTCCATTTGGTAAATGCCATAGAATCCTGAACCCTGACCGCTTCTATGATTCGTGCCAGTTTCACGTGTGCCAAGAACTTCAAATGGGCGGAGATGGTAACACTGCTGCCTGTCATGATCTTGGCGAGTATGTTATGTTGTGTCAGCTACACCGTGTGGTGATCAAGCCCTGGAGAAACGAGAGCTTCTGTC cGTTTAAATGTCCTTCACCAGCAACATACGAGCTCTGTACCAAAACCTGTATTCAGTGTCAAGATGGAAAATGCACCAACCACTGTCTAGAAGGCTGCAACTGTGGTGACGGTTACTACTGGAATGGAGTGAATTGTGTTGGGTCTGTGTGTCCCAAG GACACTTCTCCTGCTGAACCAGAGAACCTGAACTGTAACAATGACTTATCACTAGAAAGCTGCCACATCTGTAGATTAGATGACCAACAAATCTCAACATTTGGAAATATATCAAGTCCCTTGGAAGGCAATGGTGTGTATGATATACTAAGGAAGTGTGACTCGTCTGCTCCTCAATGGCTGAGGGTCACTCTACGTCTAGAGCCTCCTAATCCAGTGAAGCTCTTCATCTTCTATGAACGAAACTTCATCACCATTAACTCTGCAGTGGAAGTCTGG GTGAATGGTCAGCTGCAAGATCTTCCTGTCTCACTGGAGCCAGAACTGTCCATATCTAAATCTGCCAATGTTGTGGTTCTCAGCCTCCCTGGTTCCATGGCTCTTTCATTCAGTCCTGAAGGAAAACTAGAGATTGAGGTGACTGAGTCTCTCTCGACTGAGCTGTGTGGCGCTTGCGCCTTTGGAAACCTGTTCCCAAGCCATAGTCCGATATTCTCTCTCGAGTCTTGGCGAGCAGAAGACTTGTCATGGTAA